A window of Abyssibacter profundi genomic DNA:
ATTGGCCTTGAAGTTCACAGTTTCCAGCCGCATGAACAAGGTCTGCAGGTTGCCGGGTGGGATCATCTGAAATGTCGGCAACTGCAGCAGCCGGGTCATCCAGTCATCGCTTTCCGTAGGCGACGGACCGCCGGTGAGTTCGGTGACCTCGAATGAGCCGGTTTGATCCCAGGTCAACAGCACGTCCAACAGGCTGTTGTCGATGCCAATCACGGTGACGGCATCCAGGCAGCGTGCGGAGACGCTGCGGGGCGTCTGGTGCGCAATCCGGTGCTTGGCCGCATCACTGTCGGCCGCAATGGTTTTGATCTGCTTGCCAGCTTCATCCTCGAGTGCAATCTCGCCATCGACCAGGTAGAGGCACTCGGTATTCGGATCGCCGGCGCGGAACAGATAGTCGCCAGCTTTCACGGTGCGGGGTGCCAGCTTCCTGTAGAGATCTCGCTGATTCTCAGGCCGCAATCCATTGATCGGCGTCAGCGCGGCAAATGCGTCGAATGACAACGCCTCGGACATTCAGTGTCTCCAGAACCCGGATGATGAGCAGGACAGACGATAGCACGCGTGGACCTATCACTACGCTGAACGACAGGTCTATAACTGCGCATAATGTATATTATGTAAAGTTACGTCTAGGCTCATAAACAACTCTTTGCTGACACGGTAACGCTTCAGCTCGCCAATCCGACTTATGGGGTCAAGCTGGGCCCCGCCGCCCCTCACTCAATCTATCGACTGGGCGGCCGATACGCATGTCCAAGCGCATGTGCGCACGAGGACTAGAACGAGAACACGCGTGTCGACAAACAACCAACAGGTTAGCGAACAAGGGATGCGGATGCGCCGCATGCTGCTGGGCCACACCGTCTATGCGGCGACCTTGGGTCTGGTTTGCTGCCTGACCTGGATTGGCGAGCTCAGTCCCCAGAGCCTGGCCATCTACTCGACCTTGCTGATCGCGACGACGTTGTCGTTCATGCTCATGATTCGTCTAGGTTGGAATCTGCGGTTTAAGGACCCCAGCCTAACGACATGGGCGATTCTCCTTCCCTCGCTTTATGCCACCTGGGTGTTGTTTCAATTAGACGATGCCGTGCATCGTGCGCCGCTCTTATTCATGGGTGTGGTGGGTCTGTTGTTCGGAGCATTTGTTAACCGTCCCAAAACCATGGCGTGGATTGCGGTTGCTCTGGTGCTGTATTACGCGGCCGTCATCGGCGCATTGCAGCTGTTTGCCCCGCAACGCATCACCTGGAGTGAAGAATTGCTGTTGTTCGTGGCTTACGCGGCAACCCAGGCTCAGATCGTGCTCGTGAGCCTTTATATTGCCGGATTGCGGAGCCGACTCGTCCGCAAGAACAAGGCATTGAAAGAAGCCTCACAACGGCTTGAAGAGCTTGCGACGCGTGACGCGCTGACCGGACTACCCAATCGGCGCGCTTGTTTTGAGCAGCTCGATCACGAGCGGTCACGGACCAAGGCGATGGTGACCGGCGGTGCCTGTAAATCATTATGCATCGCGCTGCTCGATGTCGATCATTTCAAGCGGATTAACGACTGCTTTGGTCACGGCGTCGGGGACGATGCGCTCATACAGATTGGTCGTGCGGTTCGCGCAGTACTTAGAAAACAGGATTTCTTCGGGCGCTACGGCGGCGAAGAATTCGTGCTGACACTCCCGATGACACCATCGGACACCGCGCTGGACTTATTGGAGTCGGTACGCCATGCAATTGCCATGATCGACTTGGAGCACAATGGCCAGATCGTGGATCTTAGCGCCTCGTTGGGCGCTGCGATTCATGCGCCCGGCGAAGCCATTGAAAAGACGCTGACGCGTGCCGACGCCGCTCTATACGAAGCAAAAAACCTCGGCCGTAACCGCGTTTGCTTGGCTCCTGAGCTTCGACCGCACGCGCAAGCCGTTTAACAACATAAGCTGCGAGCGCCATTCATTCTTGCGTGGTCCGCAACGACGGAATCCTGTTTTTCTGTCCCCGGCTGTTTGGACTTGGACGCTCAATCTCGTGATACTGTCGAGCCGCCGTCAGGGCATTGCCCTGACCGCCCCACCCGGCTTGGCCGTATGTAATCACCCGATTACATCGTCTCAAGCTCAGGGCCAATGGCGACGTGAATTTATGGCGGACTCGCATTCATCTCTTTGCAATATCCAGTGATTTGATTATGATTCGCCCGCGGTTTTAAATCGTTTCTAATTCCGGAGTAAAGGGAAATAATGAAAAAGAGCGAAGAGCTTCAACAAAAGATTCGCGAACTGGAACAGCAGGCAGAAGAAGCACGCAAGGAAGAGCTTAGCGAGGCGATTGCCCAGATCCGTCAGATCATGACCGAAAACGGAATCACCATGGCCGATCTGGATGGACGTCGCTCGGGCCGCAAGTCGCGCGGCAGCGGCACAGGCAGCAAGCGTCCGCCGAAGTTCCGCGACCCGGTGACCGGCAATACCTGGGCAGGTGTGGGTCGCGCGCCCAAATGGATTGTCGAAGCTGAAGCGGCGGGCAAGTCGCGGGAAGACTTCCGCATCTGACTGCTCGCGATGGGGTGGGCCGTAGGCGATCAGCCTGCCCTGCCCGTCACGAACGCGGATACAAAAAAGCCGAGGCACAAGCCTCGGCTTTTTTTGAGGCCGTCTTACAGACGACCTAGGGAAGCACTGATTTATTCGCTCCGCCTGGGCTCGCGCGAAAACCGGCTCCGTCTTGGCAGCGCGAACAAATCAGTGCTTTCCTAGTTGTTGGTGCCGACGCCCGGAGTCGAACCGGGACACCTTTCGGTACTACCCCCTCAAGATAGCGCGTCTACCAATTCCGCCACGTCGGCTAAACAAGGCGGCGAATTGTAGTGAGACGCCGCCAAAAAAGGAACCCGTTACTCGGGAATTTCCTCGACCGTCTCCGGTGTTTCTTCCGGAAGCGTCTGCGGTACGGCGTCATCCGTAGCAGCTGGCTGCTGAACACGGTCGACCACACTGCTGGATTCATGCCGTTGGCTGACCAGATACGCCAGTGAAAGACTCACCGCAAAGAACAGGGCAGCGGATACGGCCGTGGCTCGAGACAGAAAGTTCGCCGAGCCTCGCGATCCGAAAACCGTCCCCGAGGCGCCGCTACCGAATGCCGCGCCGGCTTCGGCGCCCTTGCCCTGCTGAAGAAACACGAGCGCGATAATGCCCAGTGCCAAGATGACCTGGACCACAACTAAGACTGTGTACATGGTTGGAAACGGTAGTCAGGATGCAGCAGCAGCGATGGCCAGAAAGTCTTCCGACTTGAGCGAGGCTCCGCCGATCAAGCCGCCATCTACATCTGGTTGAGCAAACAGTTCCGGCGCATTGCCGGGCTTAACGCTGCCTCCGTACAAAATTGGAAGCACGCCCGCAATTGTAGCATTGTGCGCAGCAACCTGTTGGCGCAGGAATGCATGGGCCGCCTGTGCCTGATCGGGCGACGCAGTCTTGCCCGTCCCGATCGCCCAGACCGGCTCGTAGGCCACAATGGCATCCTGAAGGGCATCGACCCCATGCATGCGCACGACCGCTTCTAGCTGTGCCTTGAGCACCGATTCCATCTGACCCTGCTCACGCTCCTCCAGCGTCTCACCGACACAGAGGATCGGCACCAATCCGGCGTCACGCGCCAGCCCGAACTTGGTGGCCACCTGCTCGTTGGATTCACCATAAAGGCTGCGCCGCTCCGAATGGCCGACGATCACGTGCCAGCAGCCGATGTCACGCAGCATGGTGCCGCTGACCTCACCCGTGAAGGCACCGCTATCCGGCTGATCCGCCAGGTTCTGTCCCCCGACGTGGACGTCGGAGTCGCCCAAGGCGCGCACCACCGCATCCAGGTAGGGGTATGGGGGACAAACAATCAATTTGGCCTTGGATTCGCTGGCGCCAGCTGCGATGGCTTCGGCCAAATTTTCAGCCATGCCCAAATTGCCGTGCATCTTCCAATTGCCGGCGACAATGGTGGGTCGTGTCATATCGGTACCTGTGAAGTTTGTTCCAGTCTGTCAAAAGTCGTTGGAGCGCGGGACTTAACCCGCGCTGGCCTGGCGAACCGCATCTGCAATGGATTCCGCATGTTGCTTAACCTGTGCGCCGTCCTCGCCTTCCACCATCACCCGGATGACGGGCTCGGTTCCGGAGGGGCGCAGCAAGACGCGGCCGGCGGTCCCAAGGGCTTGCTCGACGGCCTGCTTGGCGGCTTGAACGGCCGGGTCAGCCATGATTGCAGCCGCATCACCGGCGTCCAGGCGCACGTTGACCAGCAGTTGCGGGTAGAGATGAAGCGGTTCGATCAGTTCTTCGAGCGACCGGCCTGAATTCATGATCACGGCCAGTGCCTGCAAGGCGGTGACAATCCCGTCGCCAGTGCTTGTGCGGTCCAGGCAGATCACGTGACCCGAAGACTCGCCGCCAATGAGCCCGTCATGGGCCACCAACTGCTCCATGACGTACCGGTCCCCAACCTTGGCGCGGATGAAATCGATCCCTTGCTGGTTCAGGGCCTGCTCGACGCCAAGATTGGTCATCAGCGTGCCAACAACGGGGCCACGTAACTTCTTCCGCGCCTTGCGAGACGAGGCGATCACATAGACCAACTGATCACCATCGACCACCTGCCCGCTCCGGGTCACCATCATGCAGCGGTCGCCATCTCCGTCGAAGGCGATGCCAAGATCAAGTTGTTGCTCTTGCACCGTGCGTTGCAGCAATGCCAGGTCGGTGGCTCCACAGCCTTGATTGATGTTGAAGCCGTCGGGCCGCACGGCAAGCTCGGTGACCTGGGCGCCAAGCTCGCGCAATACGTCGCCTGCAACGTGGTATGTGGCCCCGTTCCCGCAATCGACGGCGACTCGCAGGCCATGCAGCGCCGCGGGCGAACGGTAGGTGCTCTTGCAGAACTCAACGTACCGCCCCCCGGCATCGACAATGCGCCGAGCGCGCCCCACCGCCTCAGGCGCCACGCAGGTCATGGGTTGGTCCAGCGCGGCTTCGATGGCCAGTTCGTCGGCATCCGGCAGCTTGCGCCCATTGGCGCCGAACAGTTTGATGCCGTTGTCGTAGTGCGGATTATGCGACGCGCTGACCACGACGCCGACCTGGGCGCGAAAGGTACTCGTGAGATAAGCAATCGCCGGTGTGGGCATCGGGCCGACGAGCAGGACATCGATGCCCGCCGAGGCGAAGCCGGCTTCCAGTGCAGATTCAAAGAGATACCCGGACAACCTCGTGTCTTTTCCGATCACGACCTTGCTGCGGCCCGAGGTGTGACGTAGGTGCTCACCTACGGCCCATCCGAGTCGAAGCATGAAGTCTGGGGTCATGGCACCTTGGCCCACGCGTCCGCGGATGCCATCGGTTCCGAAGTAGCGACGATTGCTCATTGCTTGGGTGCCAAAGCATTCGCGACGCGAATGGCCTGGGCTGTCTCCTTCACATCGTGGGTGCGGATGATGCGCGCACCGGACTGAATGGCCAGGACCGCCGCCACGGCTCCACCCAGTACGCGGCCGGTGGGTTCGGGCTCGTCGAGCAATTCGCCGAGCATCCGCTTTCGCGAAACACCGACCAAAATCGGATAGCCCAGCGCAACAAGTGACGGAAGTGCCTGAAACAGCGCCGTATTATGCGACAGCGTCTTGCCAAAACCGAAACCGGGGTCGAGCATCAAGTGCTCTCGCGGCAGGCCAGCCTCCAGACAAGCTAGTGCACGGCCCTGTAGGAAGTCGGTGACTTCGGTGACGACATCACGATAAACCGGAGCCTGCTGCATGGTCCCAGGCTGACCCTTCATGTGCATGAGACACACGGGGACGCCCAATTCGACCGCGGTCTTCAGTGCTTCCGGCGCCTGCAGGGCTTCAACATCATTAATCCAGTGTGCGCCCGCCGCCACGGCGGCGCGCATGACCGCCGGCTTCCGCGTGTCGACGGAAAGCGTCACATCGAAACGGGCGGACAAGGCTTCAATCACCGGCACGACGCGGTCGAGCTCTTCCTCAACCTGCACCGGAGCCGCGCCCGGCCGGGTGGATTCACCGCCGATATCAAGCACGTCGGCGCCCGCTTCAACCAGGGCAGCCGCCTGGTCAACCGCGGCTGGCACCGAATTGAATTGCCCCCCGTCCGAGAACGAATCCGGGGTGATATTCAGCACGCCCATGATGGATGCTGGTTTGTTCGGCATCATGTTCCCCAATGACAAGCGGCGCCCTGAAGGCGCCGCTGTCGTACATTTCCGGAAGCTCGAATCAATGCTGCTCGGCAGGGCCACCCACACCCGACTCCGGCGCCGGCCGGGCTTTGCCCGATTCGGCACTGGAAGCCCCCGCGCCACCGGACGGTAGATCCGAATCAGGATCCTGCCAGTTGGACGGTGGGCCTGGCTCGCGCCCTGCCATGATGTCGGCGATCTGATCGCTATCGATGGTCTCGTATTTCATCAGCGCCGCCGCCATCGCATGCAGTTCATCCATGTGATCCAAGAGAATCTGCTTGGCCCGACCGTAGTTGCTATCGATGACCTGCCGGATTTCGCTGTCGATGGCATGTGCCGTTTCATCTGACACGTTCTTCTGCTGCGTCACCGAACGGCCGAGGAACACTTCACCATCGTCCTCCGAATACGTCAGCGGCCCCATCTTCTCGGACAGCCCCCACTTCGTGACCATATTGCGCGCAATTTCCGTCGCCCGCTCGATGTCATTGGACGCCCCGGTGGTGACCCGGTCCAAGCCGAAGATCAACTCTTCAGCCAACCGACCGCCGAACAGCGAGCAGATCTGTGAATTCAGATACTGCTTGGTGTAGCTGTAGCGATCGTCTTCAGGCAGGAACATGGTGACGCCCAGGGCACGCCCTCTCGGAATGATCGTGACCTTGTACACCGGGTCGTGCTCGGGGACCGTCAATCCGACGATGGCGTGGCCTGCCTCGTGGTAGGCGGTGAGTTTCTTGTCCTCATCCGACATGACCATGGATTTGCGCTCGGCGCCCATCATGATCTTGTCCTTGGCCTTTTCGAAGTCGTCATGATCGACCAGCTTCTTGTCAGCCCGGGCGGCGAACAGCGCGGCCTCGTTAACCAGGTTGGCCAGATCTGCGCCGGAGAACCCGGGCGTCGCCCGTGCAATCACGCCAGGCTTGACGTTCGCGGCCAGCGGCACCGTGCGCATATGCACTTTGAGAATCTGCTCACGACCACGAACATCGGGCAGCGGCACCACCACCTGACGATCGAACCGGCCAGGGCGCAGCAGCGCGGGATCCAGCACATCAGGGCGGTTGGTTGCGGCAATGACGATCACACCCTCGCTGCCTTCGAAGCCGTCCATCTCGACCAGCAGCTGGTTCAAGGTCTGTTCGCGCTCGTCGTGGCCGCCACCCAGACCGGCCCCACGCTGACGGCCAACCGCATCGATTTCATCGATGAAAATAATGCAGGGTGAATGCTTCTTCGCTTGCTCGAACATGTCGCGAACACGCGAGGCGCCGACACCGACGAACATCTCGACGAAGTCGGAGCCGGAGATCGTGAAGAAGGGCACACCCGCCTCACCTGCGATGGCCTTGGCCAGAAGCGTTTTACCGGTACCGGGCGACCCCACCATCAGCACGCCGCGGGGAATCTTGCCGCCCAGGCGCTGGAACTTGGTCGGGTCGCGCAGAAAATCGACCAATTCGACGACTTCGTTCTTGGCCTCCTCGCAGCCGGCCACATCGCTGAAGGTGATCTTTACCTGATCGGCCGACAGCATCCGCGCCTTGCTCTTGCCGAAACTCATGGCGCCGCGACCACCCCCGCCACCCTGCATTTGGCGCATGAAATAAATCCAGACGCCAATGAGCAGCAGAATCGGGAACGAGGAAATGAACAGCTGCATCAGGAAGGACTGGCGCTCAGGCGGCTTGCCCTCGATGACCACATCCTTGTCACGCAGGGTGCCGATCAGCGGCCCGTTATCCGTCTCCGGATTAAAGGCCTCAAACTGCTGCCCGCTAGATAACTGCCCGTAGATGGTCTGGCCCTGCAGCGTGACGGAGCTGACCGCTCCCTGCTCCACCTTGTCCAGGAATTCGGAATACTGCAGCGGCGTGCGTGACGAGCTGCTCTGCTGAAAGCTGGAAAATACGCTCATCAGCACGACGGCGATAACCACCCAAAGCAGCAGATTCTTAGCTAAATCGTTCAAGTTCAGACCTCACATCGCATCGGAAGACAACAGGTTCGATGCGTTACAAACGGACCCTAGCCCAGGCGGAAGTTTCTCGCCACCACGTACACCTCGCGGCTGCGTGCGCGCGAGGCGGCCGGCTTACGGACAGAAACCTTTTTAAAGCGTTCCCGAACCTGCGCCAACCAGGCGTCGAATCCTTCTCCCTGAAAAGCCTTGGCCACAAAATCGCCACCGGAAACCAGTTGGCGGTCACAAAAATCCAGAGCCAGCTCCACCAGACCGGTGGCACGCGCCTGATCGGCCGATGCGATGCCACTGATGTTGGGGGCCATATCGGATAAGACAAGATCAACCCGTTGACCGTTCAACGCCGTCTCCAACGCCGACAGTCCTTCATCGGACTCGAAGTCCGATTGGATGAGCACGCTGCCCGGCAGCGGATCGATGGGCAGCAGGTCGATGCCGATGACCGTCGACTTCGACCCGCAGCGTTTCACGCAATACTGCGTCCAGCCACCCGGCGCCGCCCCGAGATCCACGATCCGTTGACCGGGACGGAGCAGGCGGTCCCGCTGGTCCAGCTCTTCCAGCTTGAAAACCGCACGCGAGCGCCATCCCTCAGTGCGTGCTCGCTGCACGTACTGATCCGACTCATGTTCGGAGAGCCAGCGTCGACTGGACGCAGAACGGCGTTTTTGGCCCATAACGAATCGCCTACGCGCAGTGCGAAAGCCTAGGCGCGGCGCAGTTGCTCACGAAAGCGAGCACGATCCTTGTTTTCGCGATACAAGACGGCAACATGGCCAATTTGCTGCACATGGGCTGCGCCCAGAGCCTCGCAAAGCTGCTCGGCCATCGCCTTGCGATCCGCTGCGTCAGACGCCACCAGCTTAAATTTCACCAGTTCATGATGGGCCAATGCCTGCTCGGCCTCGGCGGTGAACTCAGGTGTCAGGCCGCGCGCACCGGTTTGCAGCACCACATTCAGATGATGGGCGGCCGCGCGCAGCACTTGTCGCTGAGGCGACGTCAAGGACTTCACTGGTAGCGAACCTCGACGATTTCCAGCTCACGCGTCCCGCCGGGCACGACCACGTCAACCACCTCGCCCTCTTCCTTGCCGATGAGTGCACGGGCGATGGGCGACTGGACGGAAATCAGACCTTGTTTAATGTCGGCTTCATCCTCGCCGACGATC
This region includes:
- a CDS encoding GGDEF domain-containing protein, producing MSTNNQQVSEQGMRMRRMLLGHTVYAATLGLVCCLTWIGELSPQSLAIYSTLLIATTLSFMLMIRLGWNLRFKDPSLTTWAILLPSLYATWVLFQLDDAVHRAPLLFMGVVGLLFGAFVNRPKTMAWIAVALVLYYAAVIGALQLFAPQRITWSEELLLFVAYAATQAQIVLVSLYIAGLRSRLVRKNKALKEASQRLEELATRDALTGLPNRRACFEQLDHERSRTKAMVTGGACKSLCIALLDVDHFKRINDCFGHGVGDDALIQIGRAVRAVLRKQDFFGRYGGEEFVLTLPMTPSDTALDLLESVRHAIAMIDLEHNGQIVDLSASLGAAIHAPGEAIEKTLTRADAALYEAKNLGRNRVCLAPELRPHAQAV
- a CDS encoding H-NS histone family protein encodes the protein MKKSEELQQKIRELEQQAEEARKEELSEAIAQIRQIMTENGITMADLDGRRSGRKSRGSGTGSKRPPKFRDPVTGNTWAGVGRAPKWIVEAEAAGKSREDFRI
- the secG gene encoding preprotein translocase subunit SecG, which produces MYTVLVVVQVILALGIIALVFLQQGKGAEAGAAFGSGASGTVFGSRGSANFLSRATAVSAALFFAVSLSLAYLVSQRHESSSVVDRVQQPAATDDAVPQTLPEETPETVEEIPE
- the tpiA gene encoding triose-phosphate isomerase, producing MTRPTIVAGNWKMHGNLGMAENLAEAIAAGASESKAKLIVCPPYPYLDAVVRALGDSDVHVGGQNLADQPDSGAFTGEVSGTMLRDIGCWHVIVGHSERRSLYGESNEQVATKFGLARDAGLVPILCVGETLEEREQGQMESVLKAQLEAVVRMHGVDALQDAIVAYEPVWAIGTGKTASPDQAQAAHAFLRQQVAAHNATIAGVLPILYGGSVKPGNAPELFAQPDVDGGLIGGASLKSEDFLAIAAAAS
- the glmM gene encoding phosphoglucosamine mutase — encoded protein: MSNRRYFGTDGIRGRVGQGAMTPDFMLRLGWAVGEHLRHTSGRSKVVIGKDTRLSGYLFESALEAGFASAGIDVLLVGPMPTPAIAYLTSTFRAQVGVVVSASHNPHYDNGIKLFGANGRKLPDADELAIEAALDQPMTCVAPEAVGRARRIVDAGGRYVEFCKSTYRSPAALHGLRVAVDCGNGATYHVAGDVLRELGAQVTELAVRPDGFNINQGCGATDLALLQRTVQEQQLDLGIAFDGDGDRCMMVTRSGQVVDGDQLVYVIASSRKARKKLRGPVVGTLMTNLGVEQALNQQGIDFIRAKVGDRYVMEQLVAHDGLIGGESSGHVICLDRTSTGDGIVTALQALAVIMNSGRSLEELIEPLHLYPQLLVNVRLDAGDAAAIMADPAVQAAKQAVEQALGTAGRVLLRPSGTEPVIRVMVEGEDGAQVKQHAESIADAVRQASAG
- the folP gene encoding dihydropteroate synthase — protein: MMPNKPASIMGVLNITPDSFSDGGQFNSVPAAVDQAAALVEAGADVLDIGGESTRPGAAPVQVEEELDRVVPVIEALSARFDVTLSVDTRKPAVMRAAVAAGAHWINDVEALQAPEALKTAVELGVPVCLMHMKGQPGTMQQAPVYRDVVTEVTDFLQGRALACLEAGLPREHLMLDPGFGFGKTLSHNTALFQALPSLVALGYPILVGVSRKRMLGELLDEPEPTGRVLGGAVAAVLAIQSGARIIRTHDVKETAQAIRVANALAPKQ
- the ftsH gene encoding ATP-dependent zinc metalloprotease FtsH, which gives rise to MNDLAKNLLLWVVIAVVLMSVFSSFQQSSSSRTPLQYSEFLDKVEQGAVSSVTLQGQTIYGQLSSGQQFEAFNPETDNGPLIGTLRDKDVVIEGKPPERQSFLMQLFISSFPILLLIGVWIYFMRQMQGGGGGRGAMSFGKSKARMLSADQVKITFSDVAGCEEAKNEVVELVDFLRDPTKFQRLGGKIPRGVLMVGSPGTGKTLLAKAIAGEAGVPFFTISGSDFVEMFVGVGASRVRDMFEQAKKHSPCIIFIDEIDAVGRQRGAGLGGGHDEREQTLNQLLVEMDGFEGSEGVIVIAATNRPDVLDPALLRPGRFDRQVVVPLPDVRGREQILKVHMRTVPLAANVKPGVIARATPGFSGADLANLVNEAALFAARADKKLVDHDDFEKAKDKIMMGAERKSMVMSDEDKKLTAYHEAGHAIVGLTVPEHDPVYKVTIIPRGRALGVTMFLPEDDRYSYTKQYLNSQICSLFGGRLAEELIFGLDRVTTGASNDIERATEIARNMVTKWGLSEKMGPLTYSEDDGEVFLGRSVTQQKNVSDETAHAIDSEIRQVIDSNYGRAKQILLDHMDELHAMAAALMKYETIDSDQIADIMAGREPGPPSNWQDPDSDLPSGGAGASSAESGKARPAPESGVGGPAEQH
- the rlmE gene encoding 23S rRNA (uridine(2552)-2'-O)-methyltransferase RlmE; this translates as MGQKRRSASSRRWLSEHESDQYVQRARTEGWRSRAVFKLEELDQRDRLLRPGQRIVDLGAAPGGWTQYCVKRCGSKSTVIGIDLLPIDPLPGSVLIQSDFESDEGLSALETALNGQRVDLVLSDMAPNISGIASADQARATGLVELALDFCDRQLVSGGDFVAKAFQGEGFDAWLAQVRERFKKVSVRKPAASRARSREVYVVARNFRLG
- a CDS encoding YhbY family RNA-binding protein, coding for MKSLTSPQRQVLRAAAHHLNVVLQTGARGLTPEFTAEAEQALAHHELVKFKLVASDAADRKAMAEQLCEALGAAHVQQIGHVAVLYRENKDRARFREQLRRA